One region of Luteolibacter yonseiensis genomic DNA includes:
- a CDS encoding transglycosylase domain-containing protein: protein MSTWHPISRPAFWRRWLPEWSHLPVKIAFQLSLVGLAVFSGIAFFYFMLAMRFDMAEVAKLPAGTTFYDRKGVEISAPGGSGRKLVKRSDIPDFLVKSLRAREDARFFEHSGVDVRGLLRATVRNFKDWDFTQGASTVSMQLARNSFKMKQKSIHRKLLEIALTLRLEANYTKDEILTHYLNRIYFGAGADGIEQAANTYFGKTTSELSDGECALIVGIIRGPHIFSPFRNLDAALEQRSQTLDRLIAMGLIDKKRRDEIAAEPVKLVSEEQRATQTSYALQAVRRELDRVLDSDEIQLGGLHVYTTLDAGWQNRLEVELTRAVEDLEHEKGWTHSTEAAHVPGTEPAYIQYAAVTTETRTGATLALIGGRNYSHSRFDRTRSSRDLGSAFEPFVAAAAAERGKLVLPGKPVLTGRQIGPAEVERLAKRCGIAGPFLKTEDLFRGSVAATPLEMSIGLATLGNKGKRAKPYLIREIRDSVGEVIYTAKPELVQALSPNAASDATSVLARSGGTRCFTGATGSERDAWTLRLGPGGATAIWLGFDKPAAIAREPRLKSLLDEFVQRLGNN from the coding sequence ATGTCCACCTGGCACCCGATATCACGTCCCGCATTCTGGAGACGCTGGCTGCCGGAGTGGTCGCACCTGCCGGTGAAAATCGCGTTCCAGCTCTCGCTTGTGGGACTCGCCGTTTTTTCAGGCATCGCGTTTTTCTATTTCATGCTGGCCATGCGTTTCGACATGGCGGAAGTGGCAAAGCTGCCTGCGGGCACGACCTTTTATGATCGCAAGGGAGTTGAAATCTCAGCTCCCGGTGGCTCGGGCCGCAAGCTGGTGAAACGCTCGGACATTCCGGATTTCCTCGTCAAATCGCTGCGCGCGCGCGAGGACGCCCGCTTCTTCGAGCACAGCGGCGTGGATGTCCGCGGCCTGTTGCGTGCGACCGTCCGGAACTTCAAGGACTGGGACTTCACCCAAGGCGCGTCCACCGTGAGCATGCAGCTCGCCCGGAACAGCTTCAAGATGAAGCAAAAGTCGATCCACCGCAAACTGTTGGAGATCGCCCTCACCCTGCGGCTTGAAGCGAACTACACCAAGGACGAGATCCTGACCCATTATCTCAACCGCATCTATTTCGGAGCCGGGGCGGACGGCATCGAACAGGCGGCCAACACGTATTTCGGAAAAACCACGAGCGAACTCAGCGACGGCGAGTGCGCCCTCATCGTCGGCATCATCCGGGGGCCCCACATCTTCTCGCCATTCCGCAATCTGGACGCGGCTCTGGAACAACGAAGCCAGACCCTCGACCGCCTCATCGCCATGGGGCTCATCGACAAGAAGCGCCGGGACGAAATCGCCGCGGAACCTGTGAAACTCGTCAGCGAGGAGCAACGCGCGACCCAGACATCCTACGCGCTGCAGGCCGTCCGCCGCGAGCTGGACCGGGTGCTGGACAGCGATGAGATCCAGCTCGGCGGCCTGCACGTTTACACCACTCTCGACGCAGGTTGGCAGAACCGTCTGGAGGTCGAACTCACCCGGGCAGTGGAGGATCTCGAACATGAAAAAGGCTGGACCCACTCCACCGAAGCCGCGCATGTGCCCGGCACCGAGCCGGCCTACATCCAATACGCCGCCGTCACCACCGAGACGAGGACAGGTGCCACTCTCGCCCTCATCGGCGGGCGGAACTACAGCCACTCGCGTTTCGACCGCACCCGTTCCAGCCGGGATCTCGGCTCCGCTTTCGAGCCATTCGTCGCAGCCGCAGCCGCGGAGCGTGGCAAGCTCGTGCTGCCGGGCAAACCGGTGCTGACCGGCCGCCAGATCGGGCCGGCGGAGGTCGAACGCCTCGCCAAGCGCTGCGGCATCGCCGGGCCCTTTTTGAAAACCGAAGACCTCTTCCGCGGCTCCGTCGCCGCCACCCCGCTCGAGATGTCGATAGGTCTCGCCACTCTCGGAAACAAAGGAAAACGGGCCAAACCCTATCTTATCCGGGAAATCCGCGACTCTGTCGGTGAGGTCATCTACACCGCGAAACCGGAACTCGTCCAAGCCCTCAGCCCGAACGCCGCCTCGGATGCGACGAGTGTGCTCGCCCGTTCCGGGGGCACCCGTTGTTTCACCGGAGCGACCGGTTCCGAGCGCGACGCATGGACGCTCCGTCTCGGGCCCGGCGGAGCGACAGCAATCTGGCTGGGCTTCGACAAACCGGCGGCCATCGCCCGCGAACCAAGGTTGAAATCCCTGCTCGATGAGTTTGTCCAGCGGTTGGGAAACAATTGA
- a CDS encoding ABC transporter ATP-binding protein — MKSILRVFSYLRHYPGLATAQLMCAVGMTLAVFVFPNATGYVIDKIIPNPARHNEFSFWIFVAMLGFFTKEGLNSLRIFINNTFEQKVIYDIRSDLYEKIQRLPLQWFDTRRTGDVMTRVVEDVTNMERVIIDGVEQGLIASLQVLGIGIFLFYLNPTVAAWATLPVPLLAVGAWIYSTKGRDRYRNQRDAASDLNALLHDNISGVRQIKAYAAESVEHVRFNRFSDLLRIASLRMMKWWAIYSPSMSLLRMSGYVLVLAFGGAAAMEGKLSMGDFTKFLLFLSLFYEPIDRLNSLNQMLLSGRAAADRVFEILDSTEELNATEGARLPTRITGHVRFSNVSFSYQEQPTLHSVTLEARPGQTIALVGSTGAGKTTVLSLLARFYEATDGEITIDGVNTATLAKPSLREQLAYVTQEPFLFNGTVRENLLLAMRHATDTDLWQALEAAHADKFVRNLPELLDTNVGERGVKLSGGEKQRLSIARALLKNAPILLLDEATASVDSETERQIQDALDRLMENRTAFVIAHRLSTIQNADRIYVLEKGHVIEQGTHASLLSQGGKYAELCRKSFLAPEDDNR; from the coding sequence ATGAAGTCCATCCTCCGTGTCTTTTCCTACCTGCGTCACTACCCAGGCCTTGCCACTGCACAACTTATGTGCGCCGTGGGCATGACTTTGGCGGTTTTTGTGTTCCCGAACGCCACCGGGTACGTGATCGATAAAATTATTCCAAATCCGGCCCGGCACAACGAATTTTCTTTTTGGATTTTCGTCGCGATGCTCGGTTTTTTTACAAAGGAGGGCCTGAATTCGCTCCGTATTTTCATCAACAACACGTTTGAACAAAAGGTGATCTACGACATCCGCTCGGACCTTTATGAAAAAATCCAGCGTCTGCCCCTCCAGTGGTTCGATACACGGCGCACCGGCGACGTCATGACCCGGGTGGTGGAGGACGTGACGAACATGGAGCGCGTGATCATCGACGGAGTGGAGCAGGGATTGATCGCCAGCCTGCAGGTGCTGGGCATCGGCATCTTCCTGTTTTATCTCAACCCCACGGTCGCGGCGTGGGCGACGCTGCCGGTTCCGCTGCTGGCGGTGGGAGCATGGATCTATTCGACAAAGGGAAGGGACCGCTACCGCAACCAACGCGATGCCGCATCCGACCTGAACGCACTGCTTCACGACAACATCTCCGGCGTCCGGCAGATCAAGGCCTATGCCGCGGAATCCGTTGAACATGTGAGATTCAATCGATTTTCCGACCTGCTGCGGATCGCCTCCCTGAGGATGATGAAATGGTGGGCGATCTACTCGCCAAGCATGTCGCTCCTGCGCATGAGCGGGTATGTGCTGGTCCTCGCTTTCGGTGGCGCGGCGGCGATGGAAGGGAAACTGAGCATGGGTGATTTCACGAAATTCCTGTTGTTTCTCTCGCTGTTCTACGAGCCCATCGACCGTCTCAATTCCCTCAACCAGATGCTTCTTTCCGGCCGGGCCGCCGCCGACCGGGTGTTTGAAATCCTCGACAGCACGGAGGAACTGAATGCCACGGAAGGGGCCAGGCTTCCCACCCGGATCACCGGTCATGTCCGCTTTTCAAACGTTTCATTTTCCTACCAGGAACAACCGACGCTGCATTCGGTGACGCTTGAGGCCCGGCCCGGTCAAACCATCGCCTTGGTGGGATCCACAGGAGCGGGAAAAACCACCGTGCTTTCCCTCCTGGCACGTTTTTACGAGGCCACGGACGGGGAGATCACCATCGACGGAGTGAACACCGCGACCCTGGCCAAGCCATCACTCCGCGAGCAACTTGCCTATGTGACGCAGGAGCCGTTCCTCTTCAACGGCACGGTGCGTGAAAACCTGCTGCTTGCGATGCGTCATGCGACCGACACGGATCTGTGGCAGGCTCTGGAAGCCGCGCACGCGGACAAGTTCGTCAGAAACCTGCCCGAGTTGCTGGACACGAACGTCGGCGAGCGGGGGGTGAAATTGTCCGGCGGCGAGAAGCAGCGGCTTTCCATCGCCCGCGCCCTGCTGAAGAACGCGCCGATCCTGTTGTTGGACGAGGCCACCGCCTCCGTGGATTCCGAAACGGAGCGCCAGATCCAGGACGCGCTGGACAGGCTGATGGAGAACCGCACCGCATTTGTCATCGCGCACCGCCTTTCGACGATCCAGAACGCGGACCGGATCTACGTGCTGGAAAAGGGTCATGTCATCGAGCAGGGCACGCACGCATCCCTGCTGTCGCAAGGCGGAAAATACGCGGAACTCTGCAGGAAATCATTCCTTGCGCCGGAGGATGACAACCGCTGA
- a CDS encoding transglycosylase domain-containing protein — protein sequence MKMPKRNPPDANRFRSDAPASAPSRVPSAASLLFFWPFHLLNLLTWPLGLPLKLFARVVGYPVVAGLYGAGFLAVVYGLRSQGYDLSKVHAMPERSIILDRQGEEIGRIHGEKRSLVPLDQVSENFRKAILAREDERFYKHGAFDTIGIGRALLKNIQGKKEGASTITQQLASDIFQLKAGEKRGQTLRQIDRKLLEIALAVRLESAMEKDAILGAYINQINWGRQIKGIGEASRIYFEKHPAELTLSESALLAGIVRGPDAFNPFRSIDAAINERNTTLGRMVTAGAITQAEADKAKLEPIEVRPKGRRETHESYALEQIRRELEIILEDENIELGGLTITSTIDLRIQRKGEEALDKKLREVERYSGYQHQTRTAWKALPDGKREEPEYIQGAAAVVENRTGAVLAVVGGRDADESHFNRATQASRQIGSLFKPFVYLAAFDRGLRPNTSISDGPLQPGEIKGAGNWRPHNSDGKFGGMLPISTGLVRSRNTMSVRVGNYAGIDRVQEVARMAGFATPMPDSPVSFLGSWEATPWEVASAYTIFPNDGIRYRPYLISEIKDRDGNILYPGKDEKGHPISPQLSYPAAKAGSAWSISRILNEVATHGTAASISRLGFDKPCGGKTGTTNDFKDAWFTGYTSTLTCCVWVGFDTPKKTIQGGYGSALSLPIWVDIMKTADRLGYKAGKLNSRVNLVNMELCHLSSKRATAGCREAHTNYTDQVPADIALPDNDLCPIHPARAQPVDESAVSVPAAMPVPEAQPLKAIPVEEDQDIPLRAIPVE from the coding sequence ATGAAGATGCCAAAACGCAACCCGCCAGACGCCAACCGCTTCCGTTCCGATGCGCCCGCCAGCGCCCCGTCACGCGTTCCGAGCGCCGCATCCCTCCTCTTTTTCTGGCCGTTCCACCTGCTGAACCTGCTGACGTGGCCCTTGGGTTTGCCGCTGAAATTATTCGCCCGCGTCGTGGGATACCCGGTGGTCGCGGGGCTTTATGGAGCGGGTTTCCTCGCGGTGGTTTATGGCTTGCGCTCACAGGGTTACGATCTTTCGAAAGTCCACGCCATGCCGGAACGGTCGATCATTCTCGACCGGCAGGGAGAGGAAATCGGCCGCATCCACGGGGAAAAACGCTCCCTTGTCCCTCTGGACCAGGTATCGGAAAATTTCCGCAAAGCCATTCTCGCGCGGGAAGACGAGCGGTTTTACAAACACGGCGCCTTTGACACCATCGGCATCGGCCGCGCCCTCCTGAAGAACATCCAGGGAAAAAAAGAGGGGGCTTCCACCATCACCCAGCAACTCGCGTCCGACATTTTCCAGCTCAAGGCCGGCGAAAAGCGCGGTCAGACACTCAGGCAGATCGATCGCAAGCTGCTGGAGATCGCCCTCGCGGTGCGGCTTGAGTCCGCCATGGAAAAAGACGCCATCCTGGGTGCCTACATCAACCAGATCAACTGGGGCCGCCAGATCAAGGGTATCGGCGAGGCCTCCCGGATCTATTTCGAAAAGCATCCGGCGGAACTGACTCTCTCGGAATCCGCCCTGCTCGCCGGAATCGTCCGCGGTCCGGACGCGTTCAACCCATTCCGTTCCATCGATGCCGCGATCAACGAACGCAACACGACGCTGGGCCGCATGGTCACCGCCGGCGCGATCACCCAGGCGGAGGCGGACAAGGCGAAGCTCGAACCCATCGAAGTCCGGCCCAAGGGCCGCCGTGAGACCCACGAGTCCTACGCGCTGGAGCAGATCCGCAGGGAACTGGAAATCATCCTTGAGGACGAGAACATCGAACTCGGCGGCCTGACCATCACCTCCACCATCGACCTCCGCATCCAGCGGAAGGGCGAGGAAGCGCTGGATAAAAAACTCCGCGAGGTGGAGCGCTATTCCGGCTATCAGCACCAGACGCGGACCGCGTGGAAAGCCCTGCCGGACGGCAAGCGTGAGGAACCCGAGTACATCCAGGGTGCCGCCGCCGTGGTTGAAAACCGCACCGGCGCGGTGCTCGCCGTCGTCGGCGGGCGGGATGCGGACGAGTCACACTTCAACCGTGCGACACAGGCCAGCCGCCAGATCGGCTCCTTGTTCAAACCCTTTGTTTATCTCGCCGCCTTCGACCGGGGTCTCCGGCCGAACACCAGCATCAGCGACGGCCCCCTGCAGCCCGGAGAAATCAAAGGGGCCGGAAACTGGAGGCCCCACAACTCGGACGGCAAGTTCGGCGGAATGCTGCCGATCTCCACCGGGCTGGTGCGCTCCCGCAACACGATGTCCGTGCGGGTCGGAAACTACGCGGGAATCGATCGCGTGCAGGAAGTCGCCCGCATGGCCGGATTCGCCACCCCCATGCCGGATTCGCCGGTTTCCTTCCTCGGTTCATGGGAAGCCACGCCATGGGAGGTCGCTTCCGCCTACACCATCTTTCCCAACGATGGCATCCGCTACCGCCCTTATCTGATTTCGGAGATCAAGGATCGCGACGGCAACATCCTCTACCCGGGCAAGGACGAAAAAGGCCACCCCATCAGTCCGCAGCTCAGCTATCCCGCCGCCAAGGCCGGCTCCGCGTGGTCCATCTCCCGCATTCTCAACGAGGTCGCCACCCACGGCACGGCGGCATCCATCAGCCGCCTCGGTTTCGACAAACCCTGCGGCGGCAAAACCGGCACGACCAATGATTTCAAGGACGCGTGGTTCACCGGCTACACCTCCACGCTCACCTGCTGCGTATGGGTCGGCTTCGACACACCGAAAAAAACCATCCAAGGCGGCTACGGTTCCGCGCTCTCGCTGCCGATCTGGGTGGATATCATGAAGACCGCCGACCGCCTCGGCTACAAGGCCGGAAAGCTCAACAGCAGGGTCAACCTCGTGAACATGGAACTCTGCCACCTTTCCTCAAAGCGCGCCACCGCGGGCTGCCGCGAAGCCCACACGAATTATACCGATCAGGTTCCGGCGGACATCGCCCTGCCGGACAACGACCTCTGCCCCATCCATCCCGCACGCGCGCAACCGGTGGACGAGTCCGCCGTGTCGGTGCCCGCCGCAATGCCTGTCCCGGAGGCCCAGCCTCTCAAGGCCATCCCGGTGGAGGAGGATCAGGACATCCCTCTCAGAGCCATTCCGGTTGAATAA
- a CDS encoding ABC transporter ATP-binding protein, with protein MNRFRPYYKYLLTVRWQFGMGVLAGLVYAVASGAGLPLMTKVVFPMLFPDHNAKAQKWWVVMIQEKLHLMEIAPNQLLIITCLWIPVIFAIRALAGYANSILIQYSGLRVVEAIRTDLFTKLQYLPLSFFKKNKSGDLLARLMSDTEVLRQVIVQNSSDLIKQPATLLSALGFLGYLAMENRSIFVALIALVTVPVCVMVIRIAGKRLIVRARSLQQRGGDLTAALSESLQSPLEIRAYNLEGRQVGMFRGRVREMLRLTMKVARYRQAISPTIEVVAACGFAAALYFGANNGMRLDDFITLGMALYMSYEPIKKLGMVHSQLKQGAAAAERIEFILHEPEGLLDPVKPEAYTPPSKSIRFDNLSFAYGEEPVLKDLNLEIPIGQVVALVGPSGAGKSTFAHLIPRFYDPQSGSIRFDGTDIRGFAKKDLRNSIAVVPQMPSLFLGSIAENIRIGRERASDEEVREAARRANAHDFISSLPEGYETQVGERGDLLSGGQRQRIAIARAFLKDAPILILDEATSALDSESEGMVQQALAALVRGRTTFIIAHRYSTITIADRILVFQQGRIVGDGNHETLRETDPIYQSMIGSQFLGAGV; from the coding sequence GTGAATCGTTTTCGTCCTTATTACAAATACCTGCTGACTGTCAGATGGCAGTTCGGCATGGGAGTCCTGGCCGGCCTTGTCTATGCCGTCGCCAGCGGTGCGGGGCTGCCCTTGATGACCAAGGTGGTGTTTCCAATGTTGTTTCCCGACCACAATGCGAAGGCGCAGAAATGGTGGGTGGTGATGATTCAGGAAAAGCTGCATCTGATGGAGATCGCTCCAAACCAGCTGTTGATCATCACCTGCCTCTGGATCCCCGTCATTTTCGCCATCCGTGCCCTCGCGGGATATGCGAACTCGATTCTGATCCAATATTCCGGCCTGCGTGTGGTCGAGGCCATCCGCACCGATCTTTTCACCAAGCTGCAATACCTGCCGCTGTCGTTCTTCAAGAAAAACAAGTCCGGCGACCTCCTGGCCAGGTTGATGAGCGATACGGAGGTCCTGCGCCAGGTGATCGTGCAGAACTCGAGCGATCTCATCAAGCAGCCCGCGACGCTGCTTTCCGCGCTGGGATTCCTCGGCTACCTCGCGATGGAGAACCGCAGCATCTTCGTCGCGCTCATCGCGCTGGTGACGGTGCCGGTCTGCGTGATGGTCATCCGCATCGCCGGGAAACGCCTCATCGTGCGCGCGAGAAGTCTCCAGCAGCGTGGCGGAGACCTGACAGCGGCACTTTCCGAAAGCCTGCAATCCCCCTTGGAAATCCGTGCCTACAATCTGGAGGGCCGCCAGGTGGGCATGTTCCGCGGACGGGTGCGTGAGATGTTGAGGCTGACCATGAAGGTCGCAAGGTACCGTCAGGCGATTTCTCCCACCATCGAGGTGGTGGCGGCCTGCGGGTTCGCCGCGGCACTCTATTTCGGGGCGAACAACGGGATGAGGCTGGATGATTTCATCACCTTGGGCATGGCGCTCTACATGTCCTACGAGCCGATCAAGAAGCTGGGGATGGTGCATTCCCAACTCAAGCAGGGGGCCGCCGCCGCCGAGCGGATCGAGTTCATCCTGCATGAGCCGGAAGGCCTGCTGGATCCCGTGAAACCGGAAGCCTACACGCCTCCCTCGAAATCGATCCGGTTCGACAACCTCTCTTTCGCCTATGGTGAGGAGCCGGTGCTTAAGGATTTGAATCTGGAAATCCCCATCGGTCAGGTCGTCGCCCTGGTGGGGCCCAGCGGCGCGGGGAAATCCACCTTCGCCCACCTCATTCCGCGGTTCTACGATCCACAATCGGGAAGCATCCGGTTCGACGGGACGGACATCCGAGGGTTCGCGAAAAAAGACCTGAGGAACTCCATCGCCGTGGTGCCGCAGATGCCATCCCTTTTCCTCGGTTCCATCGCCGAAAACATCCGCATCGGCAGGGAGCGTGCGAGTGACGAGGAAGTGCGTGAGGCCGCCCGGCGGGCGAATGCGCATGACTTCATTTCCAGCCTTCCGGAAGGCTATGAAACCCAGGTGGGAGAGCGCGGGGATCTTCTTTCAGGCGGCCAGCGCCAGCGCATCGCCATTGCCCGGGCTTTCCTCAAGGATGCTCCCATCCTGATCCTGGACGAGGCCACAAGCGCGCTGGATTCCGAGAGCGAGGGGATGGTCCAGCAGGCGCTGGCGGCCCTCGTCAGAGGAAGGACCACCTTCATCATCGCCCACCGCTACAGCACCATCACCATCGCGGACCGCATCCTCGTCTTCCAGCAAGGCCGGATCGTCGGAGATGGGAATCACGAAACACTGCGCGAGACGGACCCCATCTATCAGTCGATGATCGGCAGCCAGTTCCTGGGTGCGGGGGTGTGA
- a CDS encoding EF-hand domain-containing protein yields the protein MTKFLSVPLLFAFVSCSSGPGPVTPTTRVERQMIGLLQKFDRWDESGDGFLVASELKQAEKLSGHPPEKIIGFYDTNHDGKISLREAQKGYSRVEEAEIQARQ from the coding sequence ATGACGAAATTCCTGAGTGTGCCGTTGTTGTTCGCATTCGTTTCCTGCTCCAGCGGACCCGGACCCGTCACCCCGACCACACGTGTCGAACGGCAGATGATCGGCCTGCTCCAGAAGTTCGACCGCTGGGATGAAAGTGGCGACGGATTCCTTGTCGCCAGCGAGCTCAAGCAGGCGGAAAAACTCAGCGGGCATCCTCCTGAGAAAATCATCGGATTTTACGACACCAACCACGACGGCAAGATCTCGCTGCGCGAGGCGCAGAAAGGCTACTCCCGTGTGGAGGAGGCGGAGATCCAGGCGAGACAGTGA
- a CDS encoding 23S rRNA (pseudouridine(1915)-N(3))-methyltransferase RlmH produces MQIRLIVAGKPALAYAKTGVEEYLKRLSRFGGHEMQVIKAGDRDDVSNRLLERSQGCFRIALDERGECLTTRRFAEKLESLEMRGDVKTVAFLIGAADGHNEELRKKCDLVLTLSPFTLQHELALLVLLEQLYRVASLKSGSPYHRD; encoded by the coding sequence ATGCAAATTCGCCTCATCGTCGCGGGAAAACCCGCGCTCGCCTACGCCAAGACCGGAGTGGAGGAGTATCTGAAACGCCTCTCGCGCTTCGGAGGCCACGAGATGCAGGTCATCAAGGCCGGCGACCGGGACGACGTCTCCAACAGGCTGCTCGAACGCTCCCAAGGTTGCTTCCGCATCGCTTTGGACGAACGCGGTGAATGTCTGACGACCCGGAGATTCGCGGAAAAATTGGAATCGTTGGAAATGCGCGGGGACGTCAAAACCGTGGCATTCCTCATCGGGGCTGCCGACGGGCACAATGAGGAATTGAGAAAGAAGTGCGATCTCGTGCTGACCCTCTCACCCTTCACCCTGCAACACGAACTCGCGCTGCTGGTCTTGCTTGAACAACTTTACCGGGTCGCCTCCCTCAAGAGCGGGTCACCCTATCACCGGGATTGA
- the tsaB gene encoding tRNA (adenosine(37)-N6)-threonylcarbamoyltransferase complex dimerization subunit type 1 TsaB: MSASFTLVLETSTPHASLATIEPDGRMQQREFTSDRSHNAVLFSPLQELLDARQAPQIGLVLVGSGPGNYSGTRVGIAAAQGVAIASGCPAVAVPSILAVRSADDGAACLAIGDARRGSFWTARIEGSCLLDAPELTDADGLQALVSEAASHGLGVFSFEDAKRFPLPAELIELIRLEVPDAGRLWQIWKASPQETRERWLSEPPQPMYLKPPHITPAKRSWLVRPLA; the protein is encoded by the coding sequence ATGTCCGCCTCCTTCACCCTCGTTCTGGAAACCTCCACGCCCCATGCGTCGCTCGCCACCATCGAGCCGGACGGCCGGATGCAACAGCGGGAATTCACCAGCGACCGCAGTCACAACGCGGTGCTGTTTTCCCCGCTGCAGGAGCTTCTCGACGCCCGGCAGGCACCTCAAATCGGCCTGGTTCTCGTCGGCAGCGGACCGGGAAACTACAGCGGCACACGGGTCGGCATCGCTGCGGCGCAGGGGGTCGCCATCGCCTCGGGATGCCCCGCTGTCGCGGTTCCTTCCATTCTTGCGGTGAGATCCGCGGATGATGGTGCCGCTTGCCTCGCCATCGGCGATGCCCGGCGCGGAAGCTTCTGGACCGCCCGCATCGAAGGTTCCTGTCTGCTGGACGCTCCGGAACTCACGGATGCGGACGGACTTCAAGCACTCGTGTCAGAGGCTGCCTCGCACGGCCTGGGTGTTTTTTCCTTTGAAGACGCGAAACGTTTTCCCCTTCCTGCGGAACTCATTGAATTGATCCGGTTGGAAGTCCCGGACGCCGGACGGCTCTGGCAAATCTGGAAGGCGTCTCCCCAGGAGACACGCGAACGATGGCTCTCGGAGCCGCCCCAGCCGATGTACTTGAAGCCACCACACATCACGCCAGCCAAGCGCTCGTGGCTGGTCCGGCCACTTGCATGA
- a CDS encoding putative 4-mercaptohistidine N1-methyltransferase: MSDIYESEKILSEYLLFHFGQAGEILTTDRTWPAGMREALDFPVRTAAHFSAGEVGRGLDLGCAVGRSAFEMSRTCRKVTGIDFSHAFIQAAETLRSGRVLSYERREEAALTTRLEAALPAGVDGERLSFLQGDAMDLPADLDGFDRVHAANLLCRLPQPERLLERLPSLVRAGGELVLATPCTWLEEFTPVENWPKGGTFDWLKSKLSTDFELVRQADEPFLIRETARKFQWTTSLVTVWRRLA; the protein is encoded by the coding sequence ATGAGCGATATCTACGAATCTGAAAAAATCCTTTCCGAGTATCTCCTGTTCCACTTCGGGCAGGCTGGGGAAATTCTGACGACGGATCGCACATGGCCTGCCGGCATGCGGGAGGCGCTGGATTTTCCCGTACGCACGGCCGCTCATTTCTCCGCAGGAGAGGTGGGACGCGGACTCGATCTTGGTTGTGCGGTGGGGCGCTCGGCATTCGAAATGTCACGCACCTGTCGCAAGGTGACGGGCATCGATTTTTCCCACGCGTTCATCCAGGCTGCGGAGACCCTGCGGAGCGGACGGGTCCTATCTTACGAGCGTCGCGAGGAAGCGGCGCTGACCACCCGCCTTGAGGCGGCCCTGCCTGCCGGGGTGGATGGGGAGCGTCTCTCCTTCCTGCAAGGGGATGCGATGGATCTGCCCGCTGATCTCGATGGTTTCGACCGTGTGCATGCCGCGAACCTGCTTTGCCGCCTGCCGCAACCGGAACGGCTGTTGGAGCGGCTGCCTTCATTGGTGCGGGCTGGAGGCGAGTTGGTTCTAGCGACTCCGTGCACCTGGTTGGAGGAATTCACTCCTGTGGAAAACTGGCCGAAAGGAGGAACCTTTGATTGGCTGAAAAGCAAGCTCTCGACCGACTTCGAATTGGTCCGGCAGGCGGACGAGCCGTTCCTCATCCGGGAAACCGCCCGTAAATTCCAGTGGACGACATCGCTCGTCACTGTCTGGCGGCGGCTTGCCTGA
- a CDS encoding DUF4956 domain-containing protein: MPQPLEVLGAMLLSFALNLFIAQLYRSTYKGTRYSQDFVQTLIMIGTITTILIMVVSGNSGIAFGMFAAFSMIRFRRNLGQARDLGFVFYAMATGMVVGARLYEMALIVTLLVGALLYFISRSDAFSPRKASHLLTLRMTSDMSFEERLNPLWGEFTDQAELLSVRSAQAGMMTELRYGLQLKTGVKVSDLMERLQIACGNNRVVLTPTGNELDV, translated from the coding sequence ATGCCCCAGCCACTGGAAGTGTTGGGAGCGATGTTATTGAGCTTCGCCCTCAACCTCTTCATCGCACAGCTCTACAGGAGCACTTATAAGGGAACCCGCTACTCGCAGGATTTCGTGCAGACGCTGATCATGATCGGCACCATCACGACGATCCTGATCATGGTGGTGAGCGGAAACTCCGGCATCGCCTTCGGCATGTTCGCGGCGTTCTCGATGATCCGTTTCCGCCGGAATCTCGGACAGGCGCGGGATCTGGGGTTTGTTTTCTATGCCATGGCCACGGGCATGGTGGTGGGGGCGCGGCTCTATGAGATGGCGCTGATCGTCACCCTGCTTGTCGGAGCGCTGCTCTACTTCATTTCCCGCAGTGACGCGTTTTCCCCGAGGAAGGCTTCCCATCTCCTCACCTTGCGGATGACGAGCGACATGAGCTTCGAGGAGCGCCTCAATCCATTGTGGGGCGAGTTCACCGATCAGGCGGAACTGCTCAGCGTTCGTTCCGCCCAAGCCGGCATGATGACCGAACTGCGCTACGGCCTCCAGTTGAAAACCGGGGTGAAAGTCTCCGATCTGATGGAGCGTCTGCAGATCGCTTGCGGAAACAACCGTGTGGTCCTGACTCCGACCGGTAACGAACTGGACGTATGA